The Solanum lycopersicum chromosome 8, SLM_r2.1 DNA segment TAGAGGAGGCATACCCGAACCCAAGaggggcaatggaggtgagatgcagcgtcCAAGGAAgacttgtactaagtgtggccGAACTCACCTTGGAGAATGTAGAAAGGGCACTAATGCCTGTttcggttgtggtaagagtggacacatggtcATAGACTGTCCCTAGAACAGAGGTCAGGCTGggggtaatgctcagcctaggcctacCCCACATAATGCAACAGCAGCCGAGCCTCCGAAGAGGAACAGATTTTATGCCTTGAAAGgtagggaggagcaggagaagtccgctgatgtggtcacaggtatgctgcaagtattctcaacttctgtttatgctttacttgatccagggtctacacTTTCCTTTGTGACTCCTCTACTTGCCCTTACTTTTGAAGTACTACCTGAAGtcctgcatgatcctatagtggttagtacgcctttaggagaaaatgtgaaAGCTGATAGGGTATACCAgaattgcccaatagttgtgaGTGACAGGGCTATGTGTGCAAACttgattgagttacccatgcatgattttgatattattcttggcatggactggcttcacagccattatgcttgcttggactgtcgtagtagagtggtgaggtttcgtttccctaatgaagaagagttagtctgggaggggtacaatccGACTCGCCCTAAccccttgatttcaaatcttaaggccaataaaatgatggccaaagggttattatgtcatctagtgagtgttaatgatttagatcatgatgttccttccatagactcggtGCCTGTAATAAATGAattcctagatgtgtttcctgaagatttgcctggagtccctccccttcgagagattgactttggtatcgacttagaacctgatactaaaccaatctcaattcctccttatagaatggctccagcagaactcaaggagttgaaggtgcagttaaaagatctcactgataagggtttcattcaaccgagcatatccccttgggacgctccagtgttgtttgtaaagaaaaaggatgggacccttagaatgtgtatcgattatcggcagctcaacaaagtcactataaagaataagtatccacttcccagaattgatgatttgttcgatcagctccaagggtctagtttcttctctaagattgatcttcgttcagggtatcatcagcttagggttagggatggggATGTCCCAAAAACAGCttttcgtacccgttatggtcattatgagttcttggttatgtcattcagtctcacgaatgcacctgctgcatttatggacctcattAACAgagtcttccgtgaataccttgactctttcgtcatagtattcattgatgacattctcatctactctaagaccaaggaagagcatgaacaacatttgagactaaccttgcaggtacttagacaacatcagttgtatgccaaattcagcaagtgtgaattctggctgaggttagtgaccttcctgggccatgttgtgtccgatcaaggTGTAGAAGTGGACCCCAGAAAGACTGAAGCAGTTAAGAAGTGGCCAAAGCCTCTTACACCCACCGATATCCGTAGCTttctgggattggctggttactaccgcaggttcgtgaagggattttcttccattgctgccccacttacaaccttgacaaagaagaaatccaagtttgaatggacggatacttgtgagaagagtttccaggagctcaaggacagactcacttcagccccggtgcttactctgcctaagagtggcgagaattacactgtctattgtgatgcatctagggttggtttgggatgtgttcttatgcaggctggtaaggtgatagcctatgcttccagacagctcaaggttcatgaaaagaattatcccactcatgacttggagttggcagccgtggtgtttgcattgaagCAGTGGAGGCATTACCTGTATGGGgtacatgtggatgtgttcacggaTCATAAGAGTTtccagtacgtgttcacgcAGAGGGAGCTGAATCTACGGCAACGCAGATGGTTGGAGCtgctgaaggattatgacatgaatgtgcactatcatccaggtaaggctaatgttgtggctgatgctttgagcaggatgagcatggAGAGTACAGCCCACGTtaaggatgagaagaaggagctagtgtaagaggtacacagactggccagactgggtgtgcggttggttgactctactagtggaggtgtttcagttcaccctagttctgaatcatccctgatagtggaagtcaaaaagggtcagcatcttgatcctgtgttgatggagatgaaggactcagtgttgctaaaaatgaatgagtcctttgctttgggagatgatggcatactcAGATACCAGAACCGGTTGTGCCTACCAAATGTAGATGATTTACGGACCAGGATTGTTACAGAGGCCCGTGGTtcaagatattccatacatccaggttccacaaaaatgtatcatgatcttaagcagatttattggtgggatgacatgaagaaggatattgcagactatgtggctaagtgtcctaattgtcagcaggttaaggcagagcatcttaagcctggtggtctgactcagattattgaggttccgacttggaaatgggagtccattaatatggacttcgtagttggtcttccgaggactaggaggcagcatgactctatatgggttattgtggacagattgactaagtcctcccactttatccctgtgaagtctacttacagggcCGAGGATTACGCGAgactttacattgatgagattgtgagatggcatgggatccctttgtctattatttcagatagaggagctcagtttacttcgcatttttggagatctttccagaaaagcttaggcacgcaggtgaaacttagcacctcttttcatcctcagacagatgggcaggcagagcgcactattcagacattggaggacatgttaaGAGCGTGTGTGATTTACTTTAGAGGTAATTGGTATgaccatctacctttgatagagttctcgtataataatagctatcactccagcattgggatggcaccgtttgaggcattgtatggtaggaggtgtagatctccagttgggtggttcgaggttggagattCATCTATTTTGGGTGCAGAggtcattcatgaggccttggaGAAAGTTAGAATGATTAGGGACAGGTTTGCTACCGCTTACAGCCGACAAAAGTCATATGCAAACAACAGAAAGCGACccttaaaatttaaagttggtgaccaggtttacttgaagatatcgcctatgaaaggggtgatgtgatttggtagaaaagggaagcttagtccgaggtatgtggggccatatgagatcctacagcgcgtgggtgaggtggcctatgagttagcattgcctgcagagctagcttctgttcatccagtctttcatgtctctatgttgaagaagtgcctaggtgatccagcatcaatcctgcctgtagaaggtttgggggttggtgaagacttgtcctatgaggaaatacctgttgagatcttagacagacaggtcaagcggctgaggaacaaggagattgccacagtgaaggtattgtggagaaaccatcttgttgagggtgctacgtgggaggctgaggccgacatgagatcccgatatccacatcttttcaaTTCTTGAGGTTAGGCTTCCTACTCGTAAGACTATAGTTCTTTATCTCTTCGTATTTGTTGCTATTGGCTGATTGTACATAgcaattaagttatgatctgaTTGGCATTATGAGGTGTaatggtagtgtcattcggggacgaatgttcctaagggggggataatgtaacgattcaaaaaaagaaaattatataaataagaataaataagtatttaagggcgtaattgtcctttcacgttttaaatgaataaataaataaataaatcaaaaacagacttgtatttatttattttaaacgttatttgactaattcttgaattagtctcctaatccaaatAGTCCTCTCTCTCTAACGCTTCTTAActccctctctcacgttctccatcttcctcatattatttctgccaaaacatcaacagttttcatgcttgaagaagtaacaaaaatttttaagcaaaagaaaaagtaatcaaaacgtcaaggctaagagaggtttgtCGAGAGAGGTGtacgttgaagtgaattgggagtggtttggaggagtttaccgggcagcaacattaaagtttgaacatcgattaaggtatgggtttcttatttcttggtccctttcccaagagaccccttaaggttcaagatattcattccgaaaactagggttgttccccgttgcatgtccctgtcactagctcccgaTGATCTTAGGTTGGGTATTCTTGTTGATAGAATTTAGGGATACTTGTTCGTGGTGATAATATCGTTTCAAGTATGTGTTCATGATGatgtaattataatttatgtctCTCGGAAAATAtgaatgtatatatgtatgtatttgtgCAAGATTTTGACCATGACTTTGAGTCTTCCTTTAGCATGTTAATAGATTTGCGATTACTCGTGTTTTATGTGCAATTAGAAGTTCTTAAAATCGTAAGATTCACATGGTTGAAAGGCTATAAATTCTAGTCACAACAAATGATCAAATCACCCCCCTAAACTTGTCTTAAGAACATTAACGaatgtataagaaaaaaatgctaaattaaCCCGTAAAAAGGATGTGAAAAATTATGGAGTAGTGTCCCAGAACCTGGAAATAAGTTTTAGACACATTCTGGAAAATTTGAGCAAAAAacgaattataaaaaaataggtgAGGTCTTCAGGGATCGAACCCGAGACCTCACCAACACATgccttgataaaataattaaaaaagagtGTTGAAGACGGGGCTCGAACTAGGGACAGGGACCGGCGAAATTCgctaagaaaagaaataaaaagggggCTGGGGGGGATCGAACTCGCGACCCCAGCCACGCgcgaaaaaaaaaaggattaaagAGGGAATGCTGGGGGCAGGGATCGGACCCGCGACCCCCAGCTATgcgcaaaaaaaataaaaggagagaaaaggaacgcgaggcgtgggaatcgatccCACGACCTCAGCGTTGCAGGGAAGGCGCAAATAATAGcgtgaggctgtggggattcgatcccacaacctcactgccactcccctatttaataaaaaaaaatagaggggctgtgggggttcgaacccaccacctcacagcctcctcttcagcgaaaaggagaggaaaaataaggggctgtgggggttcgaacccacaacctccctattcaagcgaatttaattaaaaataataataataataataaattaaaattctaattaaagttggaaaattaattctcttatgtaaacattgagatttaatttagaattttaattaaaaatagaatattaattcttttatataaatattgagatttaaattggaattctaattaaatgagaaaattattctttcatgtaaatgattgaaattta contains these protein-coding regions:
- the LOC138337942 gene encoding uncharacterized protein: MNTWGTKGLRTGAAAARGNQNPPQAPAEGVAMPVNPAGLTDAEVRASLAQMAQAITMQAQAMTSQVNRQDVLRENPPVRSIADRLRDFTRMNPPIFTGAKTSEDPQEFIDELHKILVSMEATDIEKAELAFYQLKDVAQTWCKMWFFPREMKEAKVKEFINLKQGSMTVREYSLKFVKLSRYATPLVSTSREEMSRFLTGINGDLEEDCRAAMLHDNMDLSRLMMHVQQNRGQAGGNAQPRPTPHNATAAEPPKRNRFYALKGREEQEKSADVVTGSTLSFVTPLLALTFEVLPEVLHDPIVVSTPLGENVKADRVYQNCPIVVSDRAMCANLIELPMHDFDIILGMDWLHSHYACLDCRSRVVRFRFPNEEELVWEGKCEFWLRLVTFLGHVVSDQGVEVDPRKTEAVKKWPKPLTPTDIRSFLGLAGYYRRQLKVHEKNYPTHDLELAAVVFALKQWRHYLYGVHVDVFTDHKSFQYVFTQRELNLRQRRWLELLKDYDMNVHYHPGKANVVADALSRMSMESTAHVKDEKKELV